A genomic region of Brienomyrus brachyistius isolate T26 chromosome 6, BBRACH_0.4, whole genome shotgun sequence contains the following coding sequences:
- the sox18 gene encoding transcription factor Sox-18, protein MNISESSYCREESSQPRGERSWVAAPSPGSDRGLGFDRTLVGHLGPVVGAGLGAEERTASPDSAKSGAKVLGISEGKTGVENRIRRPMNAFMVWAKDERKRLALQNPDLHNAVLSKMLGQSWKSLSTPEKRPFVEEAERLRLQHLQDHPNYKYRPRRKKQAKKIKRMEPGLLLHSLSQPCSGTGRGRAVTEGYGRPGQQAHHHRLLPSLSHFHDRHPSGPDFENYGLPTPEMSPLDVLEEGGDSVFFPPHMQEDLSLSPWINYHHHHHQGHGLGHSQAHRHPQQGQKVALERRPDKCHVLGATNGQYSQGPSGLLEVDKAPLSASSVYYTQLYTGGQQAGFTSHLGQLSPPPESSTTHSAPLVPGLDSVEQLGPSSEFWTEVDCNEFEQYLSTSRTRPEGTATAAQGYGAVVSKLASRHISCEQSSPLISALSDASSAVYYSTCITG, encoded by the exons ATGAATATATCTGAGTCTAGTTACTGCAGAGAGGAGAGTTCTCAGCCCAGGGGCGAGCGTTCATGGGTCGCTGCCCCCAGCCCCGGTTCTGACCGTGGTCTGGGCTTCGACCGAACCCTTGTCGGACACTTGGGACCAGTGGTTGGAGCAGGACTGGGAGCAGAGGAACGGACTGCCAGCCCTGACTCTGCCAAATCGGGAGCTAAGGTTCTGGGGATCTCCGAAGGGAAGACAGGAGTGGAGAACCGCATCCGCAGGCCCATGAACGCCTTCATGGTCTGGGCTAAAGATGAGCGGAAACGACTCGCACTGCAGAACCCTGACTTGCACAATGCCGTGCTCAGCAAGATGCTGG GCCAGTCATGGAAGTCCCTGAGCACCCCGGAGAAGCGTCCGTTCGTGGAGGAAGCGGAACGCTTGCGGCTCCAGCACCTTCAGGACCACCCCAACTACAAATATCGGCCCCGGAGGAAAAAGCAGGCCAAGAAAATCAAGCGTATGGAACCTGGACTGCTGCTGCACAGCCTATCCCAGCCCTGCAGCGGCACCGGGCGTGGCAGAGCGGTCACCGAGGGATACGGTCGGCCCGGGCAACAAGCTCACCACCACCGCTTGCTGCCGTCCCTCAGCCACTTTCATGACCGGCATCCCAGCGGGCCAGACTTCGAGAACTACGGCCTGCCCACGCCTGAGATGTCACCCTTAGATGTGCTGGAGGAAGGAGGGGACTCGGTCTTCTTTCCTCCGCACATGCAGGAAGACCTGAGTCTGTCACCGTGGATTAactaccaccaccatcaccaccaggGACATGGGCTCGGGCACAGTCAGGCCCACAGGCATCCTCAGCAGGGCCAGAAGGTGGCCCTGGAACGCCGGCCAGACAAGTGTCATGTGCTCGGGGCCACAAACGGTCAGTACTCCCAGGGCCCCAGTGGCCTACTGGAAGTCGACaaggctcctctgtcagccagCAGCGTGTACTACACCCAACTCTACACAGGGGGCCAGCAGGCCGGCTTCACGTCCCACCTGGGCCAGCTGTCCCCTCCACCCGAATCCTCCACCACTCACTCTGCGCCCCTTGTCCCTGGCCTTGACTCTGTGGAACAGCTTGGCCCCTCCTCTGAGTTCTGGACGGAAGTGGACTGCAATGAGTTTGAGCAGTACCTGAGCACGAGCCGGACTCGTCCAGAGGGTACGGCGACAGCGGCGCAGGGCTACGGCGCCGTCGTGTCTAAGCTGGCCAGCAGACACATATCCTGTGAGCAGAGCAGCCCCCTGATATCCGCCCTGTCGGACGCCAGCAGTGCCGTCTACTACAGCACCTGCATCACTGGCTGA